Proteins from a single region of Budorcas taxicolor isolate Tak-1 chromosome 7, Takin1.1, whole genome shotgun sequence:
- the CLINT1 gene encoding clathrin interactor 1 isoform X1, with protein sequence MLNMWKVRELVDKATNVVMNYSEIESKVREATNDDPWGPSGQLMGEIAKATFMYEQFPELMNMLWSRMLKDNKKNWRRVYKSLLLLAYLIRNGSERVVTSAREHIYDLRSLENYHFVDEHGKDQGINIRQKVKELVEFAQDDDRLREERKKAKKNKDKYVGVSSDSVGGFRYSERYDPEPKSKWDEEWDKNKSAFPFSDKLGELSDKIGSTIDDTISKFRRKDREDSPERCSDSDEEKKARRGRSPKGEFKDEEETVTTKHIHITQATETTTTRHKRTANPSKTIDLGAAAHYTGDKASPDQNASTHTPQSSLKTSVPSSKSSGDLVDLFDGTSQSTGGSADLFGGFADFGSAAASGNFPSQVTATSGNGDFGDWSAFNQAPSVPVAASGELFGSASQPAVELVSSSQPALGPPPAASNSSDLFDLMGSSQATMTSSQSMNFSMMSTNTVGLGLPMSRSQPLQNVSTVLQKPNPLYNQNTDMVQKSVNKTLPSTWSDPSVNISLDNLLPGMQPSKPQQPSLNTMIQQQNMQQPMNMMTQSFGAVNLSSPSNMLPVRPQTNPLMGGPMPMSMPNVMTGTMGMAPLGNSPMMNQSMMGMNMNIGMSTTGMGLTGTMGMGMPNLAMTSGTVQPKQDAFANFANFSK encoded by the exons CACCAATGTGGTTATGAATTATTCAGAGATCGAGTCTAAGGTTCGAGAAGCAACGAATGACGATCCTTGGGGACCTTCTGGGCAACTCATGGGAGAGATTGCCAA GGCTACCTTTATGTATGAACAATTTCCAGAACTTATGAACATGCTTTGGTCACGAATGttaaaagacaacaaaaaaaATTGGAGAAGAGTTTATAAG TCATTGCTGCTCCTAGCTTACCTCATAAGGAATGGATCAGAGCGTGTTGTTACAAGTGCCAGAGAACACATTTATGATTTGCGATCCCTGGAAAATTACCACTTTGTAG ATGAGCATGGCAAGGATCAGGGTATCAATATTCGCCAGAAGGTGAAAGAATTGGTTGAATTTGCCCAGGATGATGACAGGCTTCGTGAAGAGCgaaagaaagccaagaagaacaaAGACAAATATGTTGGGGTTTCCTCAGACAGTGTTGGAGGATTCAGATACA GTGAAAGATACGATCCTGAGCCCAAATCAAAATGGGATGAGGAGTGGGATAAAAACAAGAGTGCTTTTCCATTCAGTGATAAATTAGGTGAACTGAGTGATAAAATTGGAAGCACAATTGATGACACCATCAGCAAGTTCCGGAGGAAAGATAGAGAAGACTCTCCAGAAAGATGCAG tGACAGtgatgaggaaaagaaagcaagaagaggCAGATCTCCCAAAGGTGAATTCAAAGATGAAGAGGAGACTGTGACGACAAAGCATATCCATATCACACAGGCCACAGAGACCACCACCACAAGACACAAGCGCACAGCAAATCCTTCCAAAACCATTGATCTTGGCGCAGCAGCACATTACACGGGGGACAAAGCAAGTCCAGATCAGAATGCTTCAACTCATACACCTCAGTCTTCACTTAAG ACTTCAGTGCCTAGCAGCAAGTCATCTGGTGACCTTGTCGATCTGTTTGATGGCACCAGCCAATCAACAG GAGGCTCAGCTGATTTATTTGGAGGATTTGCTGACTTTGGCTCAGCTGCTGCATCAGGCAACTTCCCTTCCCAAG taACAGCAACAAGTGGGAATGGAGACTTTGGTGACTGGAGTGCCTTCAACCAAGCCCCATCAGTCCCTGTTGCTGCCAGTGGCGAGCTCTTCGGCAGTGCCTCACAGCCAGCTGTAGAGCTTGTCAGTAGCTCACAACCAGCTTTAGGCCCACCTCCAGCTGCCTCAAATTCCTCAGACCTATTTGATCTTATGGGCTCATCACAGGCAACCATGACATCTTCCCAGAGTATGAATTTCTCGATGATGAGCACTAATACTGTAGGGCTGGGTTTGCCCATGTCAAGATCACAG cCTTTGCAAAATGTTAGCACAGTGCTGCAGAAGCCTAATCCTCTCTATAATCAGAATACAGATATGGTCCAGAAGTCAGTCAACAAAACCCTGCCCTCTACTTGGTCTGACCCCAGTGTAAACATCAGCCTAGACAACTTACTACCTGGTATGCAGCCTTCCAAACCCCAGCAGCCATCACTCAATACAATGATTCAACAACAGA ATATGCAACAGCCTATGAATATGATGACCCAAAGTTTCGGAGCTGTAAACCTCAGTTCTCCATCGAACATGCTTCCTGTCCGGCCTCAAACTAATCCTTTGATGGGGGGACCCATGCCTATGAGCATGCCCAATGTGATGACTGGCACCATGGGAATGGCCCCTCTTGGAAATAGTCCAATGATGAACCAGAGCATGATGGGCATGAATATGAACATAGGGATGTCAACTACAGGGATGGGCCTGACAGGCACAATGGGAATGGGCATGCCCAACTTAGCCATGACTTCTGGAACTGTGCAACCCAAGCAAGATGCCTTTGCAAATTTCGCCAACTTTAGCAAATAA
- the CLINT1 gene encoding clathrin interactor 1 isoform X2 produces the protein MLNMWKVRELVDKATNVVMNYSEIESKVREATNDDPWGPSGQLMGEIAKATFMYEQFPELMNMLWSRMLKDNKKNWRRVYKSLLLLAYLIRNGSERVVTSAREHIYDLRSLENYHFVDEHGKDQGINIRQKVKELVEFAQDDDRLREERKKAKKNKDKYVGVSSDSVGGFRYSERYDPEPKSKWDEEWDKNKSAFPFSDKLGELSDKIGSTIDDTISKFRRKDREDSPERCSDSDEEKKARRGRSPKGEFKDEEETVTTKHIHITQATETTTTRHKRTANPSKTIDLGAAAHYTGDKASPDQNASTHTPQSSLKTSVPSSKSSGDLVDLFDGTSQSTGGSADLFGGFADFGSAAASGNFPSQVTATSGNGDFGDWSAFNQAPSVPVAASGELFGSASQPAVELVSSSQPALGPPPAASNSSDLFDLMGSSQATMTSSQSMNFSMMSTNTVGLGLPMSRSQNTDMVQKSVNKTLPSTWSDPSVNISLDNLLPGMQPSKPQQPSLNTMIQQQNMQQPMNMMTQSFGAVNLSSPSNMLPVRPQTNPLMGGPMPMSMPNVMTGTMGMAPLGNSPMMNQSMMGMNMNIGMSTTGMGLTGTMGMGMPNLAMTSGTVQPKQDAFANFANFSK, from the exons CACCAATGTGGTTATGAATTATTCAGAGATCGAGTCTAAGGTTCGAGAAGCAACGAATGACGATCCTTGGGGACCTTCTGGGCAACTCATGGGAGAGATTGCCAA GGCTACCTTTATGTATGAACAATTTCCAGAACTTATGAACATGCTTTGGTCACGAATGttaaaagacaacaaaaaaaATTGGAGAAGAGTTTATAAG TCATTGCTGCTCCTAGCTTACCTCATAAGGAATGGATCAGAGCGTGTTGTTACAAGTGCCAGAGAACACATTTATGATTTGCGATCCCTGGAAAATTACCACTTTGTAG ATGAGCATGGCAAGGATCAGGGTATCAATATTCGCCAGAAGGTGAAAGAATTGGTTGAATTTGCCCAGGATGATGACAGGCTTCGTGAAGAGCgaaagaaagccaagaagaacaaAGACAAATATGTTGGGGTTTCCTCAGACAGTGTTGGAGGATTCAGATACA GTGAAAGATACGATCCTGAGCCCAAATCAAAATGGGATGAGGAGTGGGATAAAAACAAGAGTGCTTTTCCATTCAGTGATAAATTAGGTGAACTGAGTGATAAAATTGGAAGCACAATTGATGACACCATCAGCAAGTTCCGGAGGAAAGATAGAGAAGACTCTCCAGAAAGATGCAG tGACAGtgatgaggaaaagaaagcaagaagaggCAGATCTCCCAAAGGTGAATTCAAAGATGAAGAGGAGACTGTGACGACAAAGCATATCCATATCACACAGGCCACAGAGACCACCACCACAAGACACAAGCGCACAGCAAATCCTTCCAAAACCATTGATCTTGGCGCAGCAGCACATTACACGGGGGACAAAGCAAGTCCAGATCAGAATGCTTCAACTCATACACCTCAGTCTTCACTTAAG ACTTCAGTGCCTAGCAGCAAGTCATCTGGTGACCTTGTCGATCTGTTTGATGGCACCAGCCAATCAACAG GAGGCTCAGCTGATTTATTTGGAGGATTTGCTGACTTTGGCTCAGCTGCTGCATCAGGCAACTTCCCTTCCCAAG taACAGCAACAAGTGGGAATGGAGACTTTGGTGACTGGAGTGCCTTCAACCAAGCCCCATCAGTCCCTGTTGCTGCCAGTGGCGAGCTCTTCGGCAGTGCCTCACAGCCAGCTGTAGAGCTTGTCAGTAGCTCACAACCAGCTTTAGGCCCACCTCCAGCTGCCTCAAATTCCTCAGACCTATTTGATCTTATGGGCTCATCACAGGCAACCATGACATCTTCCCAGAGTATGAATTTCTCGATGATGAGCACTAATACTGTAGGGCTGGGTTTGCCCATGTCAAGATCACAG AATACAGATATGGTCCAGAAGTCAGTCAACAAAACCCTGCCCTCTACTTGGTCTGACCCCAGTGTAAACATCAGCCTAGACAACTTACTACCTGGTATGCAGCCTTCCAAACCCCAGCAGCCATCACTCAATACAATGATTCAACAACAGA ATATGCAACAGCCTATGAATATGATGACCCAAAGTTTCGGAGCTGTAAACCTCAGTTCTCCATCGAACATGCTTCCTGTCCGGCCTCAAACTAATCCTTTGATGGGGGGACCCATGCCTATGAGCATGCCCAATGTGATGACTGGCACCATGGGAATGGCCCCTCTTGGAAATAGTCCAATGATGAACCAGAGCATGATGGGCATGAATATGAACATAGGGATGTCAACTACAGGGATGGGCCTGACAGGCACAATGGGAATGGGCATGCCCAACTTAGCCATGACTTCTGGAACTGTGCAACCCAAGCAAGATGCCTTTGCAAATTTCGCCAACTTTAGCAAATAA